From a region of the Brevibacterium siliguriense genome:
- a CDS encoding pilus assembly protein TadG-related protein, with protein sequence MRALGEHGSERCRASQLDHESDAGSITPLSIGFVVIALLLAFLIAALTDLHMARRELQGLADSAALAASDSFEPAAGDDPGLVFSPPAAKQAASRYLGAVPTPKDMGDLRLSADADGTHSVRIRIKARYSPALLSPFVPGLIDLHATAYARGALRLD encoded by the coding sequence ATGCGGGCCTTGGGTGAGCACGGTTCGGAGCGATGTCGAGCATCGCAGCTCGATCATGAATCGGATGCCGGGTCCATCACTCCGCTGTCCATCGGCTTCGTCGTCATCGCCCTGCTGCTGGCCTTCCTCATCGCTGCTCTGACCGATCTGCACATGGCGCGCCGCGAGCTGCAGGGACTGGCCGATTCCGCGGCATTGGCGGCCTCGGATTCGTTCGAACCGGCTGCCGGTGACGATCCCGGTCTTGTGTTCTCACCTCCCGCGGCCAAACAAGCCGCAAGTCGATATCTCGGCGCGGTGCCGACCCCGAAGGACATGGGCGATCTGCGGCTGAGTGCCGATGCCGATGGGACGCATTCGGTGCGCATCCGCATCAAGGCCCGCTACTCTCCGGCGCTGCTCTCACCGTTCGTGCCCGGCCTCATCGACCTCCACGCCACCGCTTATGCCCGCGGTGCCCTGCGCCTCGACTGA
- the ftsX gene encoding permease-like cell division protein FtsX: MRAGFILSEVWSGLRRNFSMVISVVLVTFVSLLFVGAAILLQMQVGQMKDFWYDRVQVSVFLCPPDSEATNCVDGEVTGDQKDQIRADLESSELAPYVDKVYFEDKTEAYEHFQEQFKGTSLEGTVPKDEMNESFRVKLKDAEKYDIIKETFSSTPGVEEVVDQNQLLDRLFGVLNIATIAAIAIAGIMLLCAMLLIATTIRLSAFSRRRETGIMRLVGASNTFIQMPFLLEGVIASAIGATLSAGVLGVLVHFGISGWLQSQATGFSLISGWDVLLITPVLIIIGVLMAGASSLITLNKYTKV, translated from the coding sequence ATGAGGGCCGGTTTCATCCTCTCCGAAGTCTGGTCGGGTCTCCGCCGGAACTTCTCCATGGTCATCTCCGTCGTGCTCGTGACCTTCGTGTCCCTGCTCTTCGTCGGTGCCGCGATCCTGCTGCAGATGCAGGTCGGACAGATGAAGGACTTCTGGTACGACCGCGTGCAGGTCTCCGTGTTCCTGTGCCCGCCGGATTCTGAGGCGACGAACTGCGTCGACGGCGAGGTCACTGGCGACCAGAAGGATCAGATCCGGGCCGACCTCGAAAGCTCCGAGCTCGCTCCCTACGTCGACAAGGTCTACTTCGAAGACAAGACCGAGGCCTACGAGCACTTCCAGGAGCAGTTCAAGGGCACCAGCCTCGAGGGCACCGTGCCCAAGGATGAGATGAACGAGTCCTTCCGGGTCAAACTCAAGGACGCCGAGAAGTACGACATCATCAAGGAGACGTTCTCGTCGACTCCCGGAGTGGAAGAGGTCGTCGACCAGAATCAGCTGCTCGACCGCCTGTTCGGGGTGCTCAACATCGCGACCATCGCGGCGATCGCGATCGCCGGCATCATGCTGCTGTGCGCGATGCTGCTCATCGCCACCACCATCAGACTCTCCGCGTTCTCGAGACGCCGGGAGACCGGCATCATGAGACTGGTCGGCGCATCGAACACCTTCATTCAGATGCCGTTCCTGCTCGAGGGCGTCATCGCCTCCGCCATCGGTGCGACCCTGTCCGCCGGGGTCCTGGGGGTGCTCGTCCACTTCGGCATCAGCGGCTGGCTGCAGTCGCAGGCCACCGGATTCAGCCTCATCTCCGGATGGGACGTCCTCCTCATCACCCCTGTGCTCATCATCATCGGTGTGCTCATGGCCGGAGCATCCTCGCTGATCACATTGAACAAGTACACGAAGGTCTGA
- the prfB gene encoding peptide chain release factor 2: MASTDYSSEIANLRQTYKAILDVSDLDNLRDEVAELTEQASSPTFWDDPDSAQKTSAKLSHKQGTLEKLEKFGQRIDDAELLVEMSQDEGDADSLEEADRDIKKLHDQLAELEISTLLSHEYDERSAVVTVRSGAGGDDATDWAQMLTRMYVRWAENRGYKVQELDTSYAEGAGIKSATIQIDAPYAYGTLSVEAGTHRLVRISPFDNQGRRQTSFAAVEVVPLIESTDHVEVDENDLRIDVYRSSGPGGQSVNTTDSAVRITHIPTGVVVSMQNEKSQIQNREAAMRVLQSRLLDLKRQEEAAQKKELAGDIKASWGDQMRSYVTHPYQMVKDLRTGYEVNNPSAVFDGDLDGLIEAGIRWRKEQEMAEEAEAGA, from the coding sequence ATGGCCTCCACTGATTACTCTTCTGAAATCGCCAACCTCCGCCAGACGTACAAAGCGATTCTCGACGTGTCCGATCTGGACAATCTGCGCGACGAGGTTGCCGAGCTCACGGAGCAGGCATCGTCGCCGACGTTCTGGGACGACCCTGATTCGGCGCAGAAGACCTCGGCCAAGCTCTCGCACAAGCAGGGCACCCTGGAGAAGCTCGAGAAGTTCGGGCAGCGCATCGACGATGCCGAACTGCTCGTCGAGATGTCCCAGGACGAAGGCGACGCGGACTCGCTCGAAGAGGCCGACCGCGACATCAAGAAGCTGCACGATCAGCTGGCCGAACTCGAGATCTCAACGCTGCTCAGCCACGAATATGATGAGCGCTCCGCCGTCGTGACCGTGCGCTCGGGCGCCGGCGGCGATGACGCGACCGACTGGGCGCAGATGCTCACCCGCATGTACGTCCGGTGGGCGGAGAACCGCGGCTACAAGGTCCAGGAACTCGACACCTCCTATGCCGAAGGTGCGGGCATCAAGTCCGCGACCATCCAGATCGATGCGCCCTATGCCTACGGCACGCTGTCGGTCGAGGCCGGAACCCACCGCCTCGTGCGCATCAGCCCCTTCGACAACCAGGGGCGTCGCCAGACCTCGTTCGCCGCCGTCGAAGTGGTCCCGCTCATTGAATCGACCGACCACGTCGAGGTCGATGAGAACGATCTGCGCATCGACGTCTACCGGTCCTCCGGGCCCGGCGGACAGTCGGTGAACACGACGGACTCGGCCGTGCGCATCACGCACATCCCCACCGGCGTGGTCGTGAGCATGCAGAACGAGAAGTCCCAGATCCAGAACCGTGAGGCCGCGATGCGCGTCCTCCAGTCGCGACTCCTCGACCTCAAGCGCCAGGAAGAGGCCGCACAGAAGAAGGAGCTGGCCGGCGACATCAAGGCCAGCTGGGGCGACCAGATGCGCTCCTACGTCACGCACCCGTACCAGATGGTCAAGGATCTGCGCACCGGTTACGAGGTCAACAACCCCTCGGCCGTGTTCGACGGCGACCTCGACGGACTCATCGAAGCCGGCATCCGCTGGCGCAAGGAACAGGAGATGGCCGAAGAGGCCGAAGCCGGAGCCTGA
- a CDS encoding type II secretion system F family protein: MSYSQSALLIGACLGAGLFLIWMSMWQRPQGKRTQSRWVRELDDMLTGAGFPRLRPAHLLLISVAAFCVVAVVSTVFTGSWAIALCFGIFASWLPHRALQHRARSRQVMRRELWPETLDHLNSGVRAGLSLPEALSSLAHRGPEPLRPLFEVFAEEYRASGSFALALERFRQVSADPVADRIVVALSVTRQVGGSDLGTMLRTLAQFVRDDARTRNELSARQQWTVNGARLAVAAPWVVLAFLSTRPETAVAYNSRTGLILLAAGFVVSLLAYQAMKRIGRLPSEPRVIEGSSLSAVHRRFAGGAGGSGVGFTVDNDDVADGRAA, translated from the coding sequence GTGAGCTATTCACAGTCCGCTCTGCTCATCGGTGCCTGCCTCGGTGCGGGGCTCTTCCTCATCTGGATGTCGATGTGGCAGCGACCGCAGGGCAAGCGGACCCAGTCGCGGTGGGTGCGCGAACTCGATGACATGCTCACCGGAGCCGGATTCCCTCGACTGCGTCCGGCTCACCTGTTGCTCATTTCGGTCGCGGCGTTCTGTGTGGTTGCGGTCGTGTCGACGGTGTTCACCGGTTCGTGGGCGATCGCGCTGTGCTTCGGGATCTTCGCCTCCTGGTTGCCGCATCGGGCGCTTCAGCATCGGGCGCGCAGCAGGCAGGTGATGCGGCGGGAGCTGTGGCCCGAAACTCTCGACCATCTCAATTCCGGAGTCCGTGCAGGTCTGTCCCTGCCCGAGGCGCTGAGTTCTCTGGCCCACCGCGGACCCGAACCGCTGCGACCGCTGTTTGAAGTCTTCGCCGAGGAATATCGGGCCAGCGGTTCCTTCGCCTTGGCGCTGGAGCGGTTCAGGCAGGTCAGCGCCGACCCGGTGGCCGACCGCATCGTCGTCGCGCTCAGCGTCACCCGGCAGGTCGGCGGCAGCGATCTGGGCACCATGCTGCGGACCTTGGCCCAGTTCGTCCGCGATGATGCCCGCACCCGCAATGAGCTCTCCGCCCGGCAGCAATGGACGGTCAACGGCGCCCGGCTGGCCGTCGCCGCACCGTGGGTGGTGCTCGCATTCCTGTCGACCCGACCCGAAACTGCGGTCGCGTACAACTCGCGAACCGGGCTGATTCTCTTGGCGGCGGGATTCGTCGTCTCTCTGCTGGCGTATCAGGCGATGAAGCGCATCGGCAGACTCCCGTCCGAACCCCGGGTCATCGAGGGCTCCTCGCTCAGCGCCGTCCACCGTCGCTTCGCAGGCGGTGCCGGCGGCTCGGGCGTCGGATTCACCGTCGACAATGATGACGTTGCGGACGGGCGGGCGGCGTGA
- a CDS encoding tyrosine-type recombinase/integrase yields the protein MANKSSSSGDSRTKAKKLPPGINLTPGGEYRARVYFQGKQQSIGQFQTITDAKAARSIAQSEIARGVFVPMSVRKAKAKEEQQKRDRAMVTVDHVAEQFWKFLKSTGKAQGTIYTYQSRYRTHIAPRFGQQPITDITVTQVEDWHAGLLKAKGQGVSRSVYLTISSLFNYAAGKANGLSSAFTPYIETSPVQVSGATKHRPERRESEPVATVEQIEFLASHSGKYRLAILLSAWAAVRLGELLALQRADLTRGDGFYWLRISKQVQARGKGLYETAPKSEAGYRTVPVPAALNDEIESHLQTIPNVKDSLLFPRLGGEWTHPNSLRNAFNRARDEWNAENPKDALDNFTFHGLRHTALTHIGQAGATLEELKRYAGHSSSEVVAKYQHATRDRLAMLAGKLSGQIGG from the coding sequence ATGGCGAACAAATCTAGTTCTAGTGGAGATTCCCGGACCAAAGCGAAGAAGCTCCCACCCGGAATCAACCTCACACCAGGCGGCGAATACCGCGCCCGCGTCTACTTCCAGGGCAAACAACAGTCCATCGGCCAATTCCAGACCATCACCGACGCGAAGGCCGCACGCTCAATCGCACAGTCTGAAATCGCGCGTGGCGTGTTCGTCCCCATGAGCGTCCGCAAAGCCAAGGCCAAAGAGGAACAGCAGAAACGTGACCGCGCCATGGTCACTGTCGATCACGTTGCGGAACAGTTCTGGAAGTTCCTCAAATCGACCGGCAAAGCTCAGGGCACCATATACACATATCAGTCCCGGTACCGCACCCATATCGCACCGAGGTTCGGGCAGCAGCCGATAACGGATATAACCGTTACACAGGTTGAGGACTGGCATGCAGGACTACTCAAAGCCAAGGGGCAGGGCGTGTCCCGCTCCGTGTACCTCACCATTTCGTCACTGTTCAACTACGCAGCCGGTAAGGCAAATGGCCTCAGCTCCGCATTCACCCCATACATCGAGACCTCACCAGTACAAGTCTCAGGAGCCACGAAACACCGCCCAGAACGCCGTGAGAGTGAGCCGGTGGCAACCGTGGAGCAGATCGAGTTCCTAGCCTCGCACAGCGGCAAATACAGGCTGGCGATTCTTCTCTCTGCGTGGGCTGCGGTAAGGCTGGGGGAGTTGCTAGCTTTACAGCGTGCCGACCTCACTCGCGGGGACGGGTTCTACTGGTTACGCATCTCCAAGCAGGTGCAAGCCCGTGGGAAAGGCCTATATGAGACTGCACCCAAGTCTGAGGCCGGTTATCGCACGGTACCTGTCCCGGCTGCGTTGAACGATGAAATCGAATCGCACTTGCAGACCATCCCGAACGTCAAAGACTCACTACTGTTCCCTCGACTGGGAGGGGAGTGGACTCACCCCAATTCTTTGCGGAATGCGTTTAACCGTGCCCGTGACGAGTGGAACGCCGAGAACCCCAAAGACGCGTTGGACAATTTCACTTTCCACGGGTTAAGGCATACCGCACTAACTCACATCGGGCAGGCCGGGGCGACGTTGGAGGAATTGAAGCGTTACGCTGGTCATTCGTCTTCCGAGGTCGTGGCGAAGTATCAGCACGCTACCCGTGATCGTCTGGCTATGTTGGCTGGGAAGCTGTCAGGGCAAATTGGCGGTTGA
- a CDS encoding helix-turn-helix domain-containing protein, whose translation MSTRHNSTTTIPALSISDCAKRGEVHENTVRRWIADGTLPAYKLGRQVRIHEADFAALYTRIPAYGGGL comes from the coding sequence ATGTCTACACGTCACAACAGTACCACCACCATCCCCGCACTTTCAATCTCGGATTGCGCCAAACGCGGCGAAGTACACGAGAACACCGTCCGCCGCTGGATCGCAGACGGCACCCTCCCCGCCTACAAGCTTGGCAGGCAGGTGCGCATCCACGAAGCCGACTTCGCGGCCCTGTACACCCGCATCCCCGCCTACGGGGGTGGCCTGTGA
- the smpB gene encoding SsrA-binding protein SmpB → MPKDTGKKVIARNRKARHDYHIEDTWEAGLVLTGTEVKSLREGRASLTDGFALIFQNEAWLENVYIPEYLQGTWTNHSARRRRKLLLHREEILKISQKVKESGRTLVPLELYFDGSRVKVEIALAKGKREWDKRQALREAQDKREAERAMKSKQFM, encoded by the coding sequence ATGCCGAAGGACACAGGCAAGAAAGTCATTGCGAGGAATCGCAAGGCACGCCACGACTATCACATCGAAGACACGTGGGAGGCCGGACTCGTACTCACCGGCACCGAGGTGAAATCCCTGCGCGAAGGTCGAGCCTCCCTCACCGACGGCTTCGCCCTCATCTTCCAGAATGAGGCCTGGCTGGAGAACGTCTACATTCCCGAATACCTGCAGGGAACGTGGACGAATCACTCGGCCCGTCGCCGTCGGAAGTTGCTCCTTCACCGCGAGGAGATCCTCAAGATCTCGCAGAAAGTCAAGGAATCCGGCCGGACCCTGGTCCCGCTGGAGCTGTACTTCGACGGCTCACGCGTGAAGGTCGAGATCGCCCTGGCCAAGGGCAAGCGCGAATGGGATAAGCGTCAGGCCCTGCGCGAAGCGCAGGACAAACGCGAAGCCGAACGCGCCATGAAGTCCAAGCAGTTCATGTAA
- the ftsE gene encoding cell division ATP-binding protein FtsE, whose translation MIRFDSVSKSYDTRSRKALDDISFEADRGEFVFLVGASGSGKSTVIRLILREEVPSAGRIHIAGKSVVKMPSWKVPYLRRGIGTVFQDFRLLPNKTVFANVAFALQVIGKSRAAMSTLVPDVLETVGLAGKEKRYPSELSGGEQQRVAIARAVVNKPGILLADEPTGNLDPATSADIMNVLEKINRNGTTVLMATHDGEIVNRMRRRVIELREGEIVRDVEEGTYGVAS comes from the coding sequence TTGATCAGATTCGACTCCGTTTCGAAGTCCTACGACACACGTTCCCGCAAAGCACTCGACGACATCTCGTTCGAGGCTGACCGCGGGGAATTCGTGTTCCTCGTGGGAGCCTCCGGTTCGGGAAAGTCCACGGTCATCCGACTCATTCTGCGTGAAGAGGTCCCCAGCGCCGGACGCATCCACATCGCCGGGAAATCCGTGGTGAAGATGCCCAGCTGGAAGGTGCCCTACCTGCGGCGGGGGATCGGAACCGTGTTCCAGGACTTCCGTCTGCTGCCGAACAAGACGGTGTTCGCCAATGTGGCATTCGCCCTCCAGGTGATCGGAAAGTCCCGCGCGGCCATGTCGACTCTCGTCCCCGACGTCCTCGAGACCGTGGGTTTGGCCGGCAAGGAGAAGCGGTACCCCAGTGAGCTCTCCGGTGGTGAGCAGCAGCGTGTGGCCATCGCCCGCGCCGTGGTCAACAAACCCGGAATCCTGCTCGCCGACGAGCCGACGGGCAACCTCGACCCGGCGACGAGCGCTGACATCATGAACGTTCTCGAGAAGATCAACCGCAACGGCACCACGGTGCTCATGGCCACCCACGACGGAGAGATCGTCAACCGGATGCGTCGGAGAGTCATCGAACTGCGCGAAGGCGAAATCGTCCGCGACGTCGAAGAAGGCACCTACGGAGTCGCCTCATGA
- a CDS encoding M23 family metallopeptidase: MKRLGLVLTAAALAVLMPATSVVADPRDDKSAVDERVKELQQEFEGLDEDLARVIAERDAAQEKLPDAEAASQAADDALAKAIEKDEDMAARLTSAENAQKDLKDTIKSGTEEIDKHKTSAARIGRQAYQNSGITSDLAMLLQMAEGTSADGGIGRVDSAVRSQQRTIDKLSEQRALNKNNEERLSGVTDKISDLKDEAAEAVVAKEAAQVDAKKKADSLNDLISAKDDAEKTISDNKDKTEKQLADEKAEQDRLAKKVREWEKEQEKKGKFVFGDGVLANPAKGYPTTSPFGYRIHPITGARKLHSGMDFGVPCGTPIRAAGDGIVVTSGWTGGYGNRVVISHGKIKGKSIASTYNHNTKLKVHDGQRVKKGDIISYSGTTGASTGCHLHFEIMENGGYVDPKPFIF, translated from the coding sequence ATGAAGCGCCTCGGACTCGTTCTCACGGCGGCCGCACTGGCGGTCCTCATGCCGGCCACCTCCGTGGTGGCCGATCCGCGCGACGACAAAAGCGCGGTCGACGAACGGGTGAAGGAACTCCAGCAGGAGTTCGAAGGCCTCGACGAGGATCTCGCCCGCGTCATCGCCGAACGCGACGCCGCTCAGGAGAAGCTGCCGGATGCCGAAGCCGCATCGCAGGCCGCCGATGATGCGCTGGCGAAGGCGATCGAGAAGGACGAGGACATGGCTGCGCGCCTGACCTCGGCGGAGAACGCCCAGAAAGATCTCAAGGACACGATCAAGTCCGGCACGGAGGAGATCGACAAGCACAAGACCTCGGCCGCGCGCATCGGGCGACAGGCCTACCAGAACTCGGGCATCACCTCCGATCTGGCGATGCTTCTGCAGATGGCCGAGGGCACGAGTGCCGACGGCGGCATCGGCCGCGTGGACTCCGCTGTGCGGTCTCAGCAGCGCACGATCGACAAACTCTCCGAACAGCGGGCGTTGAATAAGAACAACGAAGAGCGGCTATCGGGCGTGACCGATAAGATCTCCGATCTCAAAGACGAGGCCGCCGAGGCGGTGGTGGCCAAGGAGGCCGCGCAGGTCGACGCGAAGAAGAAGGCCGACAGCCTCAACGACCTCATCTCCGCGAAGGACGATGCGGAGAAGACGATCTCCGACAACAAGGACAAGACCGAGAAGCAGCTGGCCGACGAGAAGGCCGAGCAGGATCGATTGGCAAAGAAGGTCCGGGAGTGGGAGAAGGAGCAGGAGAAGAAGGGCAAGTTCGTCTTCGGTGACGGCGTCCTTGCCAATCCGGCCAAGGGATACCCGACGACGTCTCCCTTCGGCTACCGGATCCACCCGATCACCGGCGCCAGGAAGCTGCATTCCGGAATGGACTTCGGCGTCCCCTGCGGAACCCCGATCCGTGCGGCCGGCGACGGCATCGTCGTCACTTCCGGTTGGACCGGCGGCTACGGCAACCGCGTCGTCATCTCCCACGGCAAGATCAAGGGCAAATCGATCGCGTCGACCTACAACCACAACACGAAGCTCAAGGTCCACGACGGACAGCGGGTCAAGAAGGGCGACATCATCTCGTACTCCGGCACGACGGGCGCTTCGACCGGCTGCCACCTGCATTTCGAGATCATGGAGAACGGCGGCTACGTCGACCCCAAACCCTTCATCTTCTAA
- a CDS encoding CpaF family protein → MEATEVITSEVHKRIRDLDVDPRADIQRSRELIRTVIAEYDERSLVADLPLLEDKEATFRYIDNQLSGFGALQDYFDDPHVEEIWVNSPSEVFIAVDGIHQLTTTKLSSGELDDLIERMLRTSGRRVDLSQPFVDAILPDGSRLHVVLPDITRTHPAVNIRKFIARPRNLANLVAQGSLTAGAAEFLDAAVACGANILVSGATQAGKTTMLNALAGSIPARERTISCEEVFELNLPSRDWVPMQCRQPSLEGTGEVTLRALVKEALRMRPTRIIVGEVREAESLDLLVALNSGLPGMGTIHANSARAAITKICTLPLLAGANISSSFVVPTVAVSLDVVVHLRRDPSGVRRVDEICAVPGGVEGDVVELDTIFHSPRGQLIRGQGFGHLGERFAAIGRDLHTVLEAA, encoded by the coding sequence GTGGAAGCCACCGAAGTCATCACCAGCGAGGTTCACAAACGGATCAGAGATCTCGATGTGGATCCCCGCGCCGATATTCAGCGCTCTCGCGAGCTCATTCGCACCGTCATCGCCGAATACGATGAGCGCAGCCTCGTCGCCGATCTCCCCCTGCTCGAGGACAAAGAGGCGACATTCCGCTACATCGATAATCAGCTGTCGGGATTCGGTGCTCTGCAGGACTACTTCGATGATCCGCACGTCGAAGAGATCTGGGTCAATTCGCCGAGCGAAGTCTTCATCGCCGTCGACGGGATCCATCAGCTGACGACGACGAAGCTGAGCTCCGGTGAACTCGATGACCTCATCGAACGGATGCTGCGGACCTCTGGCCGCCGCGTCGACTTGTCCCAGCCATTTGTCGACGCCATCCTGCCCGACGGGTCCCGGCTGCATGTGGTCCTGCCCGATATCACTCGCACCCATCCGGCCGTGAATATCCGCAAGTTCATCGCCAGGCCGCGCAATCTCGCCAATCTTGTCGCTCAGGGGTCGCTGACTGCAGGTGCCGCCGAGTTCCTCGACGCGGCCGTGGCATGCGGGGCCAACATCCTCGTCTCCGGGGCCACACAGGCGGGCAAGACGACGATGCTCAACGCCTTGGCCGGTTCGATTCCGGCCCGCGAACGCACGATCTCCTGCGAAGAGGTCTTCGAACTCAATCTGCCCAGCCGCGACTGGGTGCCCATGCAGTGCCGACAGCCCTCCCTCGAAGGCACAGGCGAAGTCACCCTCCGTGCCCTCGTCAAGGAGGCGCTGCGGATGCGGCCGACGCGCATCATCGTCGGCGAAGTCAGAGAGGCCGAAAGCCTCGATCTCCTCGTCGCCTTGAATTCAGGCCTGCCCGGGATGGGCACCATCCACGCGAACTCCGCCCGCGCAGCGATCACGAAGATCTGCACTCTGCCTCTGCTTGCCGGGGCGAACATCTCCTCGTCGTTCGTCGTGCCCACCGTCGCCGTCAGCCTCGACGTCGTCGTTCATCTGCGGCGTGATCCGTCCGGGGTGCGGCGGGTCGATGAGATCTGCGCGGTGCCGGGAGGAGTCGAAGGCGACGTCGTCGAACTCGATACGATCTTCCATTCGCCACGAGGACAGCTCATCCGCGGTCAGGGGTTCGGCCACCTCGGCGAGCGATTTGCGGCCATCGGCCGCGATCTTCACACCGTTCTGGAGGCGGCGTGA
- a CDS encoding ferredoxin reductase domain-containing protein, whose amino-acid sequence MQLSDGAWKIRQYSLTRTSSNDSWTVTIKAGPGHALAGVPAGEVSNFIHGKVFEGDMIRASLPYGDLVVEDAETPLLLVSAGIGCTPILVAQLPSARMHHWYEQLGARTANETDHEGFIDLAEVVPPRRASVGSGRGGGMH is encoded by the coding sequence GTGCAGCTGTCTGACGGGGCGTGGAAGATTCGCCAGTACAGCCTCACCCGGACGAGTTCGAACGACTCCTGGACCGTGACGATCAAGGCCGGACCGGGCCACGCCTTGGCGGGCGTCCCCGCAGGTGAGGTATCGAACTTCATCCACGGCAAAGTCTTCGAAGGCGATATGATCCGCGCCTCCCTGCCCTACGGCGACCTCGTCGTCGAAGATGCCGAGACCCCGTTGCTGCTCGTCTCTGCGGGCATCGGCTGCACCCCGATCCTCGTCGCCCAGCTGCCGAGCGCCCGGATGCACCACTGGTACGAGCAGCTCGGTGCGCGGACGGCGAACGAAACCGACCACGAAGGCTTCATCGACCTCGCCGAGGTGGTCCCGCCTCGGCGCGCATCCGTCGGTTCTGGGCGGGGCGGGGGCATGCACTAG
- a CDS encoding type II secretion system F family protein: protein MNLLGEPLSILALGLFNGIALCVFVLSLPPLRRPTLSSRIAPYLRDQESLVDIYAPPTPRTEGFWGLVKSWLVSSTLWVTSRITTDATLRLRIDRLGGNATIERFRINQVLSILVGMIVASGLAGVLSAQRGFSPIVTLILVISGGIAGHVFNDWRLSQAIARHESRVLAEFPTVAELLALSITAGEGIVEALERVCRTCSGDLIDELRAALATTRTGTPLVEALDAMATRIAIPEIVQFVDGLAVSMTRGTPLAEVLRAQAADVREQSRRRLLELSGKKEIGMLIPVVVFVLPVTVIFAVFPSLTVLDLSP, encoded by the coding sequence GTGAACCTCCTCGGCGAACCCCTGTCGATCCTGGCCCTCGGACTCTTCAACGGCATCGCTCTGTGTGTCTTCGTCCTCTCCCTCCCGCCGCTGCGCAGACCGACTCTGTCCTCGCGGATCGCGCCCTATCTGCGGGATCAGGAATCCCTCGTCGATATCTATGCCCCGCCGACCCCGCGCACCGAAGGATTCTGGGGACTCGTGAAGTCATGGCTGGTCAGCTCGACTCTGTGGGTGACCTCGCGCATCACCACGGATGCGACTCTGCGGCTGCGCATCGACCGCCTCGGCGGCAATGCCACGATCGAACGCTTCCGCATCAACCAAGTGCTGAGCATCCTCGTCGGGATGATCGTTGCCAGCGGCCTGGCCGGTGTCCTGTCAGCACAGCGCGGTTTCTCCCCCATTGTCACTCTCATCCTCGTCATCAGCGGCGGCATCGCCGGGCATGTCTTCAACGACTGGCGACTCAGCCAAGCCATCGCCCGCCACGAATCTCGTGTGCTCGCCGAATTCCCCACCGTTGCCGAACTCCTCGCACTGTCCATCACCGCCGGCGAGGGAATCGTGGAGGCCCTAGAACGAGTGTGCCGCACCTGCTCCGGCGATCTCATCGACGAACTCCGCGCAGCCCTGGCCACCACCCGCACCGGCACGCCGTTGGTCGAAGCGCTCGACGCGATGGCCACACGAATCGCCATCCCCGAGATCGTCCAGTTCGTCGACGGCCTCGCGGTGTCGATGACCCGCGGCACCCCACTGGCCGAAGTGCTCCGCGCTCAAGCCGCTGACGTGCGCGAACAGTCCCGACGGCGGCTGCTCGAACTGTCCGGAAAGAAGGAGATCGGGATGCTGATCCCGGTCGTCGTCTTCGTGCTTCCCGTCACCGTGATCTTCGCCGTCTTCCCCTCCCTGACCGTCCTCGACCTCAGTCCGTAA
- a CDS encoding TadE/TadG family type IV pilus assembly protein, whose amino-acid sequence MASAPVTGAGERSDSGSAVAEFALVASLLALILAGALQIGLVIHVRNTVIDSAIAGARQASLADQTPRDGQKLTRDLIRVSVGERYSQKVTVSTSQRGAVEIVEVRVTTPLPVLGLWGPAEVWELRGRSIVEDIDRD is encoded by the coding sequence ATGGCCTCGGCACCGGTGACAGGGGCAGGCGAGCGCAGCGATTCCGGATCCGCCGTCGCCGAATTCGCGCTCGTCGCCTCGCTGCTGGCCCTCATCCTGGCCGGAGCCCTGCAGATCGGTCTCGTCATCCATGTCCGCAACACCGTCATCGATTCCGCCATCGCCGGAGCAAGGCAGGCGAGTCTTGCGGATCAGACTCCTCGTGACGGGCAGAAACTCACCCGCGACCTCATCCGAGTATCCGTGGGCGAGCGCTATTCCCAGAAGGTCACCGTCTCGACGTCACAGCGCGGCGCCGTCGAGATCGTCGAGGTGCGGGTAACGACTCCGCTCCCGGTCCTCGGGCTGTGGGGACCGGCCGAGGTCTGGGAGCTGCGCGGACGGTCCATCGTCGAGGACATCGACCGTGACTGA